Below is a window of Gopherus evgoodei ecotype Sinaloan lineage chromosome 21, rGopEvg1_v1.p, whole genome shotgun sequence DNA.
tttcttttcctgacacctgtattccaacatttcttatttctgcttaaaggtacatacaacatttctttaatccattcttatttttacaatttaattcattctactttcacatcaGCAACTGCTTAACAATGACACAGAGATATTGTTCAGGGGTATGATGTTAAGGGGATAACAACTGGTCTCTTACTTTGTGGAGGGGAATTACATTCATGTCACTTTACATTTTCTAATCAGTTTGCTAACTGGGCACAATCgtggtgccactgaagtcaacgggagtccTACTGCTGATTCCAATGGGAAGAAGACGAGAACTTATTGCCAGACAAATGTTGACACTAGCTATTGTCCTCACATGTGCCAACTCCATGCCCTACTCTCTGAGCCAAGAGATAgcgggacagattctgatctcatggcctgatccaaaggcaatTGAAATAAAGGGAGTCCTTACATTGACCTCAAAGGACATGGAATCAGGCCCTCATTAATTCACAAAGGGCCCGGCTGGTGAAAATCAGCAGAggtcaactgaagtcaatgactcaATGGAGGTATGATGATCTACACTAGCTTCATATCTGGCCCACTGATGGTAAAGGGGCTgcaatgatttacaccagctaggtATCTGgacccattgactgcagtggcacTATGGCTGCTTCATACCAACTGGGGTTTCAGTGAGTTGAGCTCAATTGAGCTTTGCcagttgacaccagctggggatctaggcttttcactgaagttaatggaatgacTATCAGCTTTGCATGGAGTTGAACTGGGCCTCTTAATGAGAGGCATTTTGTGGATCTTTTCACTTAAGCCACATAATCTATTCTGTCCCATTTGATTTGATTTGGTTCTGTTTAGGTGCTTACCAAAATCACCCCAGATGCCTATCTGCctctttaggtgtctaaatgcctttgaaaatatggccctaagtgacttagaagcccaAGTCCCATAGTTTATTTCTGTGAGTCTTTTACATCAGCGTCTATTGAAAGGAGTATGTACAGTCTGACAATGTTCAGAGGAAAGAGTAAGCAACCATGCAAAGTAGAATCAAGAGGCTGGTTTCTTCACATAGAGGTGGCTGTCAGCTGTCCCTGCCAATGCATCTCCAGTTTAAAGTTATTGTACTAGCAATAAGTACAGATTCCACTTACATTCAGCGTCCCGTTTTATCAGATGCTGCGCTACATATGGTCAGAAAAAGTCTGTGCTCCTGCAAAAGTCACCATGTAAACTGATTGAGCTGGAGAAAGGAAGCATCAAAATTCACATTATACAGATGGGCACCTGAGAAACAGTGGGATTAAGGCTGAGATTCTCAAAGCTCTCTAAGACTTTAGACACTAAAGTCCTATTAAAGTTAATGAGAATTGAGCACTCAAATCTCAGCGTAAGTAGCCTGCCCAAGTTCACATGGGGAGCTAGAAATAGATCCCAGATTTCCCAAGTCACAGTCCAACATCTTAATCACAAAACCATCTACCCCCATTTTTCCTCTTCCAAGGCACTTAGACTTAGCCTCTGATTCATCACCCTTACATTTTGTCTGAGATTTTAAAATGAGCCAGAGGGAGTTAGATGCTAATTCACGTAGGCCGCTGAAAGTCCCTACCTTTCCCTATAATATTCACCAGCTCAGACCATTGTTCTATGGAAGTGCCTTGTAGGAATTCCACTGTCTCTGGCACCTATTGTTGTCCATCCCAGTTACCTGCCCACTGTTGAATTGCCTTGCTACTTCAGGGAGCTCAGTGTAAAAAGCCTTTCTTTTTTAGTTGTCTTCTCAGGGCCACGTTCacttccttgttcctcaggctgtagatcaaaGGGTTCAGCATGGGGATGACAATGGTGTAGAACACAGAGACAACTTTACTTTGATCTGGGGAGATTATGGCCCCAGGCTGAGCATACATAAAGAAGACTGTCCCAAAGAACAAGCTCACAACCACCAGGTGGGaagtgcaggtggagaaggctctgCGTCTTCCCTCAGCAGAGGGTATCCGCGTGACAGTGGTGATAATGTAACCGTAGGAGATAAGGACGACCAGGCCAGTGCTCACTATGATGAACCCACACACTGCCAGCATCACCATTTCATTGGCAAAGGTGTCAGAGCAGGAGGCTTGCATCACTGCAGGGACATCACAGAAGAAGTGGTCAATTTTCCCTGGCCTGCAGAAGGACAAGGTGAATGTAAAGCCTGTTTGGATGCTGCAGTTGAGACAGCCTGAGAGATAGGAGCCTGCCACTAGGAAAGCACAAGTTCTCTTGGACATTGTGATTGGATAGCGCAGTGGGTTGCAAATGGCGACGAAGCGGTCGTAAGCCATCACGGCTAAGAAGAATGCCTCGGTGGtcccaaagagagagaagaagaacaTTTGGGCAGCACAGCCATTGTAGGAGATGGCTCTGTGCCCCATTAAGAAGCATAGCAGGGCGTTGGGGGCAGTGACGGAGGAGTAGCAGAGGTCCAGGAAGGACAGGTTcttcaggaagaagtacatgggggtatgGAGCCTGGAGTCAGCACTGATGATGGTGATCATGCCAACATTCCCCACCAGGGTGACAGTGTACAGAACCAagaagaagacagagaggaagaCTTGCAGTTCGGGATGGCCTCCGAATCCCACCAGGATGAACTCAGCCACCGTTGTGTGGTTTTCCATGGCTCTTTTTGTATATGGAGGAAAGAAGAGACAATTTGGGAAGAATTTTGTTTCCTCAATGAGCTCCAATCACCATGTTGGTATACACTAGCTGTTAGCAGACAGATGCAGTGGAACAATCCATTGCAACTCTCGGCATCGGTCAGAGAAGACAATACATAAGTATCACTCTTTCTTGCAACAGGTATTGTGCTTCTTCATCATAAGCAAACATCCACATGTGAAGTTTATCATGTTGGAAGTAGACTGGTCCTGAAAGTTGAAAGAAGGTTGAAAATGAGTGAGAGAACTTTTACAAGCCAGAAAAACTGTAATAAAAATGTAGACCTAAATACATATATTTCATAAAAAATCTAGAAAAAAAAGGAGTGAGGGGAAGTAGCGAAAGAGATTAGAAAAGGAAAACAGGGAAAATGTgtgaaatagatagatagatagatagatagatagatagatagatagatagatagatagatagatagatgtgaaACCTTAAGTATGGAAATTTTGGAGGGAAGTTAGATGGTAATCTGTTAGATAAGAACCAACCCTCACATTTTTACAAGAGCCAATCTCATGACAGTTTCTTCATTCATAATGGCAGAAAACTCAGCCTTTCACCTCACAAGAGTTCAGCCCAATCCAATCCAAGCCAATTTGTCTTCTAGCTAGAAAACCGTTTGCCTGATTCATGTCCAAAGATCACTTCTTTACTCCTCATTTGAAAGAGGAGAAAAGGGGTCCAAATTTTACTTTTGCTgagactggtgtaaatcaggaacagATGTGAAGCCACATTGCTTGATGCTGTACTAGAAAGTGCTTGGATACTAGCATGAGGAGTGCAGTTTAAAAACCTATTTAGAACAAAATAGAATATGAAAATATGTGTTAAACTCAACcattttctcctctcccccaccctgatgtaaatcaggagtacctCCATTGGCATCAGCAggactgattctgctctcactcactCCAATGTTATTCTAGTGTATCCCCAAAATGGCCAGTGTAGAACTTTGTTGTAAAGTTGGCTTAAGAGACAACAGAATCAGATATCATGTGTCCTTATGTTTAATTGTCTGACTGCACCACAGagccagtttctctctctccacctcccacccactaTAAACtagtaattattttaaattaactctTCTGCCTTTTCTAACTTAGGTGTCTTCCCACTCAAGAAGGACTAATATTTTATCACCGAAAACAAATCAGGGTAGCTACTGGAAACATGACATGGTCAGATGATACTAAAATTACTTACTTTTCAGGTATATACACCACCACAGTGATTCACAGATAATCCATTGggcttatttcattttaaaaagtggatcTTAAGAAATATGATaaagaagaaaataagaaaaaaacaaaacaaaaccctgagaTTTGAAACGTTCAGAAATCATATGACAGGGAAGCAATGATAAAAGTGCTTCCTTGATTTCACTGATTTCTTacacaagagaaaaaaatatgagTTTTCCATCTGCATACATTTGTGATTATATTTCTGAATGTAGCTCATCGTTATATATTGTGCTCTATGATACCATAGGAAGCAGCAGCACCTTTCTTAGCTGACTCTGAGTAACTCTGAATGTTTCGTTAACTCACCCTTTATCTGCTTTTTAAAGTGACTTTCCTTTTCCCATAGGACACATTCTTTAAGCAGTCAATTAACTTTGTTTTCCACTTGTGTATAAGGATGTGATCTTTTTAAGAACTAAGAAACTATGAATTGCTGGTGCTGTAGAAAGAGTAGATCGCACTGGAGAATTTGCTCACTGACTGCTAAATTTCAGAATGTTTTGTAAACAACTATTTGAGTGGCAGGATGGGTCCATGGTTAGGTCTCTTGACTTGGACTTTAGAGACCTAGGTTTGGGTCCCTACTTTGTCATAAACTTCCCGTGTCACTTTGGTCAGATTTTAAAAGGGATTAAGATGCCTACCAATGCAGAGAGGTGCCTAATGCACATTAAAATCAGTTTGAAGCCATCAGGAGTTAGGTATgtaagtgcttctgaaaatctctgTAGATTCTTGTcagcatctttaggtacctaaatacctttagaaatctgacCCTAAGTAACACTGGAAGCCTGTAGCAGAAGAGGGCCTTGAACCAGCCCCGGCACACAaactaaccactggaacatcCTTCCTTTCGCTGGCTTGAATAGTTTTGGTGGATGAAAAGTCCCATAACTTTGTTGATTGACTAGGGCTACAACCCACTCCCATTGTTAAAGCTTCCATTGATTGCAACAGGAATAGGACAAAGCCTATTGCtatggagcctggagctggagacgTCCCACTGTGCAATACTGTGCTGGGTGTAGTCCCCACTGCCCTGGGAAATTtttacaaaaatgattttttggtgaaaaattaaaaaatgcaaaatattcaaaATGACACCGTGGAGCATCATGAACATCATGATAGGTTCGATGCCTTATGCACCCCTCCTTCTCTTGGGGCTGCAATCTTCTGCTGGACCACACATCCAATTATGCACCAGTTTTTCTCCTTGTTATATGGAGTGGGTGTGTGCTATGGGAGGTGTATTCTGGCCATAGACCCCAGCCCATAGTGGAAAATGGCAACAGAGGCCACCCAAACTACAACTACTAAGAGGCACAATGGTGTCATTGTGAATAGAAATATTTTGAGGTTTGGctgaaaaaaaacaactcctCATGAAGGGGGCAGGGGTTAAGCTTTATTAACTAGCAGAATTGTTTGAGAAAATTTTGTTTGGTTGAAACCCCAATTTTCCATTTGCAAACAATTTAAATGGAACATTCTTGGCCAGATATTTTTCTCTAGTCAAAGTCTGGTGCATGAGCTCAGATACAATGTAATAACTCCCCCACCTTCATCAGCATCTGTAAAGTTGGAACTTTGGATCATCAGACCTAAATCACAGCCATTTGACACTTGAGGAGGAAATCTATCTGGTGGCAGAGCAGTGGGCTGTTATCTTCTCTGTGGGCCAGTTCCCACAGGGGGATCCAGcaaacattttgtaaatattttatggGAAGAGTTTAAGCACTGATTTTGATTTATTGTTGCATATTGATAACTGTAATTGCTGTTATAGTTCATGACAAAGGCATTTTTATTTAGTTGACAAAgaaagatttatttattattacagtacCGTAACTCCAATGTGAGATTAGATCCCCCTTGCACTGCGCACTGCACAGCCACAGGGATAGTGTCTACAAAGGACTTGGGTggagattttaaatgaaaaaggaagAATTAGGTACCCAAATACTGTTGAAAACCAATGGAAATTGgggtgagactttttttttaaatgcctaagtgacttaggagcgcAAGTTCCATTGGCATTTGAAAAATCCCTCCCTGGATCTGTAATTTCTGTGggcaattttgaaaaatcccTGTCCCAATgcattgcccaaggtcacccagagctGAAAATTGACCCCCAGTATTCAGAGATCTGTTCCAGTAAACCAAGACCATCTTTCTTCTTCTAGAAAACAATATACTGGGTGTGTTACACTTGTTCATTAAATTTCTACTCACCCTTAAGACCAACTTCCCTCATTAGCTGAGCATCCTCTGAGCATGGACTCAAAAGaaagtaatttaatttatttttcaataattaATGCACAATTAAGTCATGCTTCAAAGGCCATTTCAACAATGGAAGAACCCACTGTCACAGCAGTGTTCAGCCATACTGCATCTTATGGCTGGTCCTTTGTTTGATGCCATAGCTAACTGTGGGATCTTTGTCATTCTACAGATGTGAATCTGAAGAACAGAGGCGGTTAGATCAACATGTTCATTAATTGTTAGTTCCTTAGGTTGTGAGAGGATGACTTTagacaccttgggcctgatttttcagaagtttttGGATATTGATTAGAACTCATCAGaaaatgggaatttttcaatGACATATTTATTTCATCTAAGCTTTCCACagaaaagttttcctttttggCAAATATTGAAAAtcaatttcagttttgaaatgcAACCACAGTGCCACATTGCAATTCCAGTTCAATTGCCTCATATATTCAACACTTGTATAACCCGAGCTCCCTGATTGGACTACACCTTCCATGGTTTCCTGTCATGGACATGGGAGGCAGTTGCATTATGTGAGTCCCCACTTgtgatgcattatgggagatgtagtttggtTGATGAGGATGTGAGGAAACTGAACCAAACTCCTATGAGGCACTGCCAAAATATTTCCAAGAAGTTGTTTTTTCAAgcatatgttgttgttgttgttttttaatgaaaaactgaaattttccacagaatgtaagcatttgtgaaaaaaaaattgtttagtcgAAATGccaattttctgtcagaaaacacTTTCATGGAAAACCTCTGACTATCCTGAGTGCTGAGAAGCCAcaacacccattgatttcagatgATTGAGGGGGATAAGTGAGAATGAGAGGAGCAAAGGACTGGTGAACAGAAACAGCACAGGGGGTTAGAAAGAGTACAAGAATTGAGATGTACTCTAATGGGATAGGCATTTTTTGAACGTGGGAACCCAGAATAGAGATAGAATGGTGGAAAAGTCAGcagagggaggagcagagagagacagaacagGTGGGAAGTGTGTAAAGGTAGTAAAGCCCAGAGACAATGGGTTGGTATATATGTAGACAAGAGAGACATGGCA
It encodes the following:
- the LOC115638244 gene encoding olfactory receptor 12-like, translating into MENHTTVAEFILVGFGGHPELQVFLSVFFLVLYTVTLVGNVGMITIISADSRLHTPMYFFLKNLSFLDLCYSSVTAPNALLCFLMGHRAISYNGCAAQMFFFSLFGTTEAFFLAVMAYDRFVAICNPLRYPITMSKRTCAFLVAGSYLSGCLNCSIQTGFTFTLSFCRPGKIDHFFCDVPAVMQASCSDTFANEMVMLAVCGFIIVSTGLVVLISYGYIITTVTRIPSAEGRRRAFSTCTSHLVVVSLFFGTVFFMYAQPGAIISPDQSKVVSVFYTIVIPMLNPLIYSLRNKEVNVALRRQLKKKGFLH